A genomic stretch from Bradyrhizobium sp. 195 includes:
- a CDS encoding cbb3-type cytochrome oxidase subunit 3: MKAILTLDNLASGLVTTLWTPVFVAIFLAIIAYAFWPRNKAAFDEAARLPLREE, encoded by the coding sequence ATGAAAGCCATCCTGACACTCGACAATCTTGCGTCCGGTCTCGTGACCACGCTCTGGACGCCGGTCTTCGTCGCGATCTTCCTCGCGATCATCGCCTACGCATTTTGGCCCCGCAACAAGGCCGCTTTCGACGAAGCAGCACGCCTGCCGTTGCGGGAGGAGTGA
- a CDS encoding CBS domain-containing protein encodes MYKFLEQTVGGYMTRNVRTAQCDLDLLELSEMFERDDFNSYPVEDDGQVVGIVTKFDILKCFAFTPSQMLPRYPDLMSRKIGDVMTPEFSYVSPDTRLTRVLQIMVEHRIRSIIVLDGAQTLVGIIAREDVIAALKATARD; translated from the coding sequence GTGTACAAGTTTCTTGAACAGACCGTCGGCGGCTACATGACACGCAACGTACGGACGGCTCAGTGCGATCTCGACCTGCTCGAGCTCAGCGAGATGTTCGAGCGCGACGATTTCAACTCCTATCCAGTCGAGGATGACGGGCAGGTGGTCGGCATCGTCACCAAATTCGACATCCTGAAGTGTTTCGCCTTCACGCCGAGCCAGATGCTGCCGCGCTATCCCGACCTGATGAGCCGCAAGATCGGCGACGTCATGACGCCCGAGTTCAGCTATGTCAGCCCCGACACAAGGCTGACGCGCGTGCTCCAGATCATGGTCGAGCATCGCATCAGGAGCATCATCGTGCTCGACGGCGCACAGACGCTGGTCGGCATCATCGCCCGCGAGGACGTCATCGCGGCGCTCAAGGCCACCGCGCGGGACTGA
- the hemN gene encoding oxygen-independent coproporphyrinogen III oxidase — translation MQTSVLEKYCDARLPWYTIYPTVAQFSTVVGAEASEKWLQRLPVNESVSLYFHVPFCRSICWYCGFARSITRRDSPILEFLAVLRKEIELVAAQLPQRLPVSDVHFGGGTPTLIEPAQFGALMELLRRRFAVSKTAAIAVEIDPRTFTLATSEALAAAGVNRASLGVQSFDPIVQKAINRVQSEAQTERAVEMLRQHGVMRINFDLIYGLPNQTVQSCVQTATTAVAMRPDRFAVFGYAHVPSFKKNQRLIDEAALPDNPARAEQAAAMANTLIAAGYRQIGLDHFALPDDELALAQKAGRLRRNSLGYSADTCHKVIGFGPSAIGRLGDGYVQNEVAAGSYSGQIKAGRLATSKGYCLSLEDRVRAAIIERLMCDFEVDVPAICIAHRFDPVPFLGSPERLAMLAEDGIVELEKGFIRVRQEHRFLTRAVAAAFDAYLGAPLY, via the coding sequence TTGCAGACCTCGGTCCTGGAAAAGTATTGCGATGCTCGCCTTCCTTGGTACACCATCTATCCAACTGTAGCCCAGTTCTCCACGGTGGTCGGCGCCGAAGCCTCTGAGAAATGGCTGCAGCGCCTGCCGGTTAATGAGTCCGTGTCGCTCTATTTCCACGTTCCGTTCTGTCGATCGATTTGCTGGTATTGCGGCTTCGCTCGAAGCATTACTCGCCGGGATTCACCCATCCTAGAATTTTTGGCGGTTCTTCGTAAGGAGATCGAGTTGGTCGCGGCGCAGTTGCCGCAACGGCTGCCTGTGAGCGACGTGCACTTCGGCGGCGGAACGCCGACCCTTATCGAGCCCGCGCAGTTCGGGGCACTGATGGAACTTCTGCGCCGCCGCTTTGCGGTTTCGAAAACGGCCGCCATCGCTGTTGAGATCGACCCGCGTACGTTCACGCTCGCCACATCCGAAGCGTTAGCGGCTGCCGGCGTGAACCGCGCGAGCCTGGGCGTCCAGAGCTTCGATCCAATTGTTCAAAAGGCCATTAACCGCGTTCAGAGTGAGGCACAAACAGAGCGCGCTGTCGAAATGCTGCGGCAGCATGGAGTAATGCGCATCAACTTCGACCTCATCTACGGTCTGCCGAATCAGACGGTGCAGTCCTGCGTTCAGACCGCGACTACGGCGGTGGCCATGCGACCAGACCGGTTTGCGGTATTCGGCTATGCGCACGTTCCTTCCTTTAAGAAGAATCAGCGCCTCATCGACGAGGCAGCGCTGCCAGACAACCCTGCCCGTGCAGAACAGGCCGCGGCGATGGCCAATACACTGATTGCTGCGGGCTACCGCCAAATCGGACTCGACCATTTCGCCTTGCCGGACGATGAGCTCGCGCTGGCGCAGAAAGCCGGTCGCCTGCGGCGGAACTCACTGGGTTACTCGGCCGACACCTGCCATAAAGTCATCGGCTTCGGCCCGTCGGCCATCGGCCGACTTGGCGATGGTTACGTCCAGAATGAAGTTGCAGCGGGTTCTTACAGCGGCCAAATCAAAGCCGGCCGTCTGGCGACGTCAAAGGGCTACTGTCTCAGCCTCGAAGACCGCGTCCGGGCCGCAATCATCGAGCGGCTGATGTGCGATTTCGAGGTCGACGTGCCGGCAATTTGCATTGCTCATAGATTTGACCCGGTCCCGTTCCTCGGTTCACCCGAACGCTTGGCAATGCTCGCCGAGGATGGGATCGTGGAGTTGGAAAAGGGATTCATCCGCGTGAGGCAGGAGCATCGTTTTCTAACTCGCGCTGTGGCCGCCGCATTCGATGCTTATCTTGGCGCGCCGCTCTATTAA
- a CDS encoding response regulator transcription factor, whose amino-acid sequence MIEISPHGERLPSPTKPIVIVVDDDAAVLGSLQFLLETDGFAVRTFRSGTALLNASGAPGADCYVIDYKMPDINGIELAGRLRQSDGATPVILITGYPDENISARAAAAGVKDVVLKPLLDENLVKRIRHAIQNSRGN is encoded by the coding sequence ATGATTGAGATTAGCCCGCATGGTGAGCGGCTGCCGTCCCCCACAAAACCTATCGTGATTGTGGTGGACGACGACGCTGCCGTCCTGGGGTCCCTGCAGTTCCTGCTGGAGACCGACGGCTTTGCCGTGCGGACCTTCAGGAGCGGCACGGCGCTGCTCAATGCCAGCGGCGCGCCGGGGGCGGACTGCTACGTGATCGACTACAAGATGCCCGACATCAACGGCATCGAGCTGGCCGGCCGCCTGCGCCAGTCTGACGGCGCGACCCCCGTGATCCTGATCACCGGCTATCCGGACGAGAACATCTCGGCCCGTGCCGCCGCAGCGGGCGTAAAAGACGTGGTTTTGAAGCCGCTTCTCGATGAAAACCTGGTCAAGCGCATCCGCCACGCCATCCAGAACAGCCGCGGAAATTGA
- the fixJ gene encoding response regulator FixJ produces MTTKGHVYVIDDDEAMRDSLNFLLDSCGFGVTLFDNAQGFLGALPGLAFGCVVSDIRMPGLGGIELLKRMKAQQSPFPILIMTGHGDVPLAVEAMKLGAVDFLEKPFEDDRLTSMIESAIRRAEPAAKNEAISQDVTARVASLSPRERQVMEGLIAGLSNKLIAREYDISPRTIEVYRANVMTKMQAGSLSELVRLAMRAGMLKD; encoded by the coding sequence ATGACAACCAAGGGACATGTCTACGTCATCGACGACGACGAGGCGATGCGGGACTCGCTGAACTTCCTGCTGGATTCCTGCGGCTTCGGCGTCACCCTATTCGACAATGCGCAAGGCTTCCTCGGCGCCCTGCCCGGCCTCGCCTTCGGCTGCGTAGTCTCGGACATCCGCATGCCGGGCCTCGGCGGGATCGAGCTATTGAAGCGGATGAAGGCGCAGCAAAGCCCGTTCCCGATCCTGATCATGACCGGCCATGGCGACGTGCCCCTCGCGGTCGAGGCGATGAAGCTCGGCGCGGTCGACTTTCTCGAGAAGCCGTTCGAGGACGACCGCCTCACCAGCATGATCGAATCGGCGATCCGCCGGGCCGAGCCGGCGGCCAAGAACGAGGCCATCTCGCAGGACGTCACCGCGCGCGTCGCCTCCTTGAGTCCCAGGGAGCGCCAGGTCATGGAGGGGCTGATCGCGGGCCTCTCCAACAAGCTGATCGCCCGCGAATACGACATCAGCCCGCGCACCATCGAGGTGTACCGGGCCAACGTGATGACGAAGATGCAGGCGGGCAGCCTGTCGGAACTGGTGCGGCTGGCGATGCGGGCCGGCATGCTGAAGGATTGA
- a CDS encoding helix-turn-helix domain-containing protein, with protein MLTQPINTQPINTQIGRKIAAAHPVCDQFGAITGHVGLVATEFSYRKDEEIYGEDEPAEYVYQVITGAVRSYKLLCDGRRQIGSFHLPGDVFGLEPGQTHRLAAEAIIATSLRLVERASLERSASIDVQVARKLWVMTAGELRHAEDHMLLLGRKTAMERVATFLLEMDRRLAVAGMMALPMCRRDIGDYLGLTLETVSRALSQLHAKRILGFSGARQIVLRNRQRLHNLDA; from the coding sequence ATGCTAACCCAGCCGATCAACACCCAGCCGATCAACACCCAGATCGGTCGCAAGATTGCCGCCGCCCATCCCGTCTGCGACCAGTTCGGCGCGATCACCGGCCATGTCGGCCTCGTCGCCACGGAATTCTCCTACCGCAAGGACGAGGAGATCTACGGCGAGGACGAGCCGGCCGAATATGTCTACCAGGTCATCACCGGCGCGGTGCGCAGCTACAAGCTGCTCTGCGACGGCCGCCGCCAGATCGGCTCCTTCCATCTTCCCGGTGACGTGTTCGGCCTCGAACCCGGCCAGACGCATCGCCTTGCGGCCGAAGCGATTATCGCCACCAGCCTACGCCTCGTGGAGCGAGCCAGCCTCGAAAGGTCCGCCAGCATCGACGTACAGGTCGCGCGCAAGCTCTGGGTCATGACGGCGGGCGAGCTGCGTCACGCCGAAGATCACATGTTGCTGCTGGGGCGCAAGACGGCGATGGAGCGTGTTGCAACCTTCCTGCTCGAAATGGATCGCCGCCTCGCCGTCGCCGGCATGATGGCACTGCCGATGTGTCGGCGCGATATCGGCGACTATCTCGGCCTCACGCTCGAGACCGTGTCGCGCGCGCTCTCGCAGCTTCACGCAAAGCGCATACTCGGCTTCTCCGGCGCCCGCCAGATCGTGCTGCGCAACCGCCAGCGCCTGCACAATCTCGATGCCTGA
- the ccoO gene encoding cytochrome-c oxidase, cbb3-type subunit II, translated as MSFWTRHQVLEKNSIILIVGILLVIAIGGLVEITPLFYLKSTIEAVDGVRPYTPLELAGRNVYVREGCYLCHSQMIRPLRDEVERYGHFSLAAESMFDHPFQWGSKRTGPDLARVGAKYSDDWHVTHLINPRAIVPQSVMPGYPFLSRTEVDPDTIADHMRTLRTVGVPYTDDQIANAGADMKAQADPDNSGSDGFGKRYAKAVVRNFDGKTGTPTEMDALIAYLQMLGTLVDFKLYNEKANLR; from the coding sequence ATGTCGTTCTGGACACGCCACCAAGTCCTCGAAAAGAACTCGATTATCCTGATCGTCGGCATCCTGCTGGTGATCGCGATCGGCGGTCTCGTCGAGATCACGCCGTTGTTCTACCTCAAGAGCACGATCGAAGCGGTCGACGGGGTGCGGCCCTATACGCCGCTGGAGCTCGCCGGGCGCAACGTCTATGTTCGCGAGGGCTGCTATCTCTGCCATTCGCAGATGATCCGCCCGTTGCGCGACGAGGTCGAGCGCTACGGTCACTTCTCGCTCGCCGCCGAGAGCATGTTCGATCACCCGTTCCAGTGGGGCTCGAAGCGCACCGGCCCGGACCTCGCCCGCGTCGGCGCCAAATATTCCGACGACTGGCACGTCACCCATCTGATCAATCCGCGCGCGATCGTGCCGCAGTCGGTGATGCCGGGCTACCCGTTCCTCAGCCGGACCGAGGTCGATCCGGACACGATTGCCGATCACATGCGCACGCTGAGGACCGTCGGCGTGCCCTACACCGATGACCAGATCGCCAATGCAGGCGCCGACATGAAGGCCCAGGCCGATCCGGACAATTCCGGCAGCGATGGCTTCGGCAAGCGCTACGCCAAGGCCGTGGTGCGCAATTTCGACGGCAAGACCGGAACGCCGACCGAGATGGACGCGCTGATCGCGTACTTGCAGATGCTCGGCACGCTGGTCGACTTCAAGCTCTACAACGAGAAAGCCAATCTTCGCTGA
- a CDS encoding GcrA family cell cycle regulator codes for MRWNRRELAQLETLWAAGQSAAQIARHLECSRNAVCGRLARLGLTRGHKPPTQSRRLDPPRSEARR; via the coding sequence ATGCGCTGGAATAGAAGAGAATTGGCACAGCTGGAAACGCTCTGGGCCGCGGGACAGAGTGCCGCGCAGATCGCGCGTCATCTCGAGTGCAGTCGCAACGCAGTTTGCGGCAGGCTAGCTCGGTTGGGCCTGACTCGAGGTCACAAGCCACCAACACAAAGCCGAAGATTAGACCCGCCCCGAAGCGAGGCCCGACGGTGA
- the ccoN gene encoding cytochrome-c oxidase, cbb3-type subunit I: MSQPSISKSMTFGESGLAALFAVTAFLCVIAAAKALDAPFAFHAALSAVASLAVVFCIINRCYDRPAALPPAEINGRPNYSMGPIKFSSFMAMFWGIAGFLVGLIIASQLAWPALNFDLPWTSFGRLRPLHTSAVIFAFGGNVLLATSFYVVQKSCRVRLAGDLAPWFVVVGYNFFILVAGTGYLLGVTQSKEYAEPEWYADLLLTIVWVTYLLVFLVTIIKRKEPHIFVANWFYLAFIVTIAVLHLGNNPALPVSVFGSKSYVAWGGIQDAMFQWWYGHNAVGFFLTAGFLAIMYYFIPKRAERPIYSYRLSIIHFWALIFLYIWAGPHHLHYTALPDWTQTLGMTFSIMLWMPSWGGMINGLMTLSGAWDKLRTDPVLRMLVVSVAFYGMATFEGPMMSIKVVNSLSHYTDWTIGHVHAGALGWVGFVSFGALYCLVPWVWNRKGLYSLKLVNWHFWIATLGIVLYISAMWVSGILQGLMWRAYTSLGFLEYSFIETVEAMHPFYIIRAAGGGLFLIGSLIMAYNLWMTVRVGEAEVQMPVALQPAE, translated from the coding sequence ATGAGCCAGCCCTCCATCTCCAAATCCATGACCTTCGGTGAAAGCGGCCTGGCGGCGTTGTTCGCGGTCACCGCCTTTCTCTGCGTGATTGCCGCGGCCAAGGCGCTCGATGCGCCCTTCGCCTTCCACGCCGCGCTGAGCGCGGTGGCGAGCCTGGCTGTGGTGTTCTGCATCATCAACCGCTGCTACGATCGGCCGGCGGCGCTGCCGCCTGCCGAGATCAACGGCCGCCCCAACTACAGCATGGGCCCGATCAAGTTCTCCTCCTTCATGGCGATGTTCTGGGGCATCGCCGGTTTCCTCGTCGGCCTCATCATCGCCTCGCAACTGGCGTGGCCCGCACTGAATTTCGATTTGCCCTGGACCAGCTTCGGCCGCTTGCGGCCGCTGCACACCTCGGCCGTGATCTTCGCCTTCGGCGGCAACGTGCTGCTCGCGACATCCTTCTACGTCGTTCAGAAGAGCTGCCGCGTGCGCCTTGCGGGCGATCTCGCGCCCTGGTTCGTTGTCGTCGGATACAACTTCTTCATCCTGGTCGCCGGCACGGGCTATCTGCTCGGCGTCACCCAGTCCAAGGAATATGCCGAGCCGGAATGGTACGCCGATCTCTTGCTGACCATCGTCTGGGTGACCTATCTGCTCGTCTTCCTTGTCACGATCATCAAGCGCAAGGAACCGCACATCTTCGTCGCGAACTGGTTCTATCTCGCCTTCATCGTGACGATCGCGGTGCTGCATCTCGGCAACAATCCCGCGCTCCCCGTTTCGGTGTTCGGCTCGAAGTCCTATGTCGCCTGGGGTGGCATCCAGGACGCCATGTTCCAGTGGTGGTACGGCCACAACGCGGTCGGCTTCTTCCTCACCGCCGGCTTCCTCGCCATCATGTACTACTTCATCCCGAAGCGTGCCGAGCGGCCGATCTATTCCTACCGTCTCTCGATCATTCACTTCTGGGCGCTGATCTTTCTCTATATCTGGGCCGGTCCGCATCATCTGCACTACACGGCGCTGCCGGACTGGACGCAGACGCTCGGCATGACCTTCTCGATCATGCTGTGGATGCCCTCTTGGGGCGGCATGATCAACGGCCTGATGACGCTGTCGGGGGCCTGGGACAAGCTGCGCACCGATCCCGTGCTGCGCATGCTCGTCGTCTCCGTCGCCTTCTACGGCATGGCCACCTTCGAGGGTCCGATGATGTCGATCAAGGTGGTCAATTCGCTCAGCCACTACACCGACTGGACCATCGGCCATGTGCACGCCGGCGCGCTCGGCTGGGTCGGCTTCGTCTCCTTCGGCGCGCTCTATTGCCTGGTGCCGTGGGTCTGGAATCGCAAGGGCCTCTACAGCCTGAAGCTCGTCAACTGGCACTTCTGGATCGCCACTCTCGGCATCGTCCTCTACATCTCGGCGATGTGGGTGTCCGGCATCCTCCAGGGGCTGATGTGGCGCGCCTACACCTCGCTCGGCTTCCTCGAATATTCCTTCATCGAGACCGTCGAGGCGATGCATCCCTTCTACATCATCCGTGCGGCCGGCGGCGGGCTGTTCCTGATCGGCTCACTTATCATGGCCTACAATCTCTGGATGACCGTTCGCGTCGGCGAGGCGGAAGTCCAGATGCCCGTCGCTCTTCAGCCGGCGGAATGA
- a CDS encoding cytochrome P450, translated as MTDLSVENACEEADIPLSRLDISEPKRFEDDTIWPCFERLRREDPVHYCEDSPYGPYWSITKYRDIVAVDSNHTIFSSERSVTIVDPPRKYWTPSFIKMSPPVHAQQRKTVSPIAASENLAKLEGLIRSRVRKILDGLPRNDTFNWVDRVSIELTTQMLATLFDFPFQDRRLLTYWSDVAALSPQMGHQIDSWEKRKAVLSECLDYFTRLWSERAKSEPRADLISMMAHSPATRNMEPCEFLGNLILLIVGGNDTTRNSITGGVLFMSQNPSQLRKLRDDVSLVPGAVSEIIRYQTPIAHMRRTAADDFTIGHKQIRRGDKVVMWYISGNRDDEVIASPNSFIIDRKNVRQHLSFGFGIHRCVGRHLAELQLKILWQEMLKRSLEVKVVGEPERVQSNFVHGYSALPVQIPG; from the coding sequence ATGACAGACTTATCGGTAGAGAACGCTTGCGAGGAGGCTGACATCCCGCTGAGCCGCCTTGATATAAGCGAGCCCAAGCGCTTTGAAGATGATACCATTTGGCCTTGTTTCGAGCGGCTGCGAAGGGAAGATCCCGTCCATTATTGCGAAGACAGCCCGTACGGTCCATATTGGTCGATAACAAAATACCGCGACATCGTAGCCGTGGATTCAAATCACACAATATTCTCGTCAGAGCGAAGCGTCACAATTGTGGACCCGCCGCGGAAGTATTGGACTCCCAGTTTTATTAAGATGAGTCCTCCTGTCCATGCTCAGCAGCGTAAGACTGTCAGCCCGATCGCGGCATCGGAGAACCTGGCCAAGCTTGAAGGCTTGATCCGCTCGCGGGTTCGGAAGATCTTGGACGGTTTGCCGCGCAATGATACCTTCAACTGGGTCGATAGAGTCTCGATCGAGTTGACGACCCAAATGCTGGCCACGCTGTTCGACTTTCCATTTCAAGATCGACGGCTGCTGACCTACTGGTCGGACGTAGCCGCCTTGAGTCCACAAATGGGCCACCAGATCGACAGCTGGGAAAAGCGAAAGGCGGTGCTGTCCGAGTGCTTGGACTATTTCACACGGCTTTGGAGCGAACGGGCAAAATCCGAGCCGCGCGCTGACCTAATCTCTATGATGGCGCATTCACCGGCGACCCGAAACATGGAGCCATGTGAATTCCTGGGCAACCTCATTCTGCTGATTGTTGGAGGTAACGATACTACTCGCAACTCAATTACCGGTGGCGTCTTGTTCATGAGTCAAAATCCGTCCCAACTGCGAAAACTCCGCGATGATGTTTCGCTAGTGCCCGGGGCGGTATCCGAGATCATACGATACCAAACGCCTATCGCGCATATGCGCCGAACCGCTGCGGACGATTTCACGATAGGGCACAAGCAAATCAGGCGAGGCGATAAAGTTGTGATGTGGTACATCTCTGGCAACCGAGACGACGAGGTTATTGCTAGCCCCAACAGCTTCATCATCGATCGGAAAAATGTACGGCAACATCTCTCTTTTGGCTTTGGGATTCACCGTTGCGTGGGTAGGCATCTTGCAGAGCTGCAGCTGAAAATCCTGTGGCAGGAGATGCTGAAGCGATCTCTGGAGGTAAAGGTGGTCGGCGAACCGGAGCGAGTTCAATCCAATTTTGTGCACGGTTATTCCGCACTGCCGGTGCAGATTCCAGGTTAG
- the fixL gene encoding sensor protein FixL, whose amino-acid sequence MSPSRVTHQPDDARGEHFGVRIEGFGVGTWDLDLWTRELEWSATARMLLGIERNQPASYELLLSRLGPADRARVESAIEHVVDHGGGFDVSFRVANASGLGRWIRARAGLIRDDAGAARHLSGIFLDVNEEKQVEEALRTRETHLRSILHTIPDAMIVIDGQGIIQLFSTAAERLFGWPEQEAIGQNVSILMPEPDRTRHDGYIARYRTTGDPHIIGIGRIVTGKRRDGTTFPMHLAIGEMQSGAEPYFTGFIRDLTEHQQTQARLQELQSELVHVSRLTAMGEMASALAHELNQPLAAISNYMKGSRRLLAGSSDPNTRKIESALDRAAEQALRAGQIIRRLRDFVSRGESEKRVESLSKLIEEAGALGLAGAREQSVQLRFSLDPNADLVLADRVQIQQVLVNLFRNALEAMAQSPRRELVLANTRVGAGMIEVEVSDTGSGFRDDVMPNLFQTFFTTKDTGMGVGLSISRSIIEAHGGRMWAESNASGGATFRFTLPAADEN is encoded by the coding sequence TTGTCGCCGAGCCGCGTAACGCATCAGCCAGACGACGCTCGCGGCGAGCATTTCGGCGTCCGGATCGAAGGCTTTGGCGTCGGCACCTGGGATCTCGATCTCTGGACGCGCGAGCTGGAGTGGTCGGCAACCGCCAGAATGCTGCTGGGCATCGAACGGAATCAACCGGCGAGCTATGAGCTCCTTCTCTCGCGCCTGGGTCCCGCGGACCGCGCGCGCGTGGAGAGCGCGATCGAGCATGTCGTCGACCACGGCGGCGGCTTCGACGTATCCTTCAGAGTTGCCAATGCCTCAGGCCTGGGGCGCTGGATTCGCGCCCGGGCAGGTCTCATTCGGGACGACGCCGGTGCCGCCCGCCATCTCAGCGGCATCTTTCTCGACGTCAACGAGGAGAAACAGGTCGAGGAAGCCCTGCGCACGCGTGAGACCCACCTCCGCTCGATCCTTCACACCATTCCTGATGCAATGATCGTCATCGACGGCCAGGGCATCATCCAGCTCTTCAGCACGGCGGCCGAGCGCCTGTTCGGCTGGCCCGAGCAGGAGGCCATCGGCCAGAACGTCAGCATCCTGATGCCTGAGCCCGACCGCACCCGCCACGACGGCTACATCGCGCGCTACCGCACCACCGGAGATCCGCATATCATCGGCATCGGGCGTATCGTGACAGGCAAGCGCCGCGACGGAACCACCTTTCCGATGCATCTGGCGATCGGCGAGATGCAGTCGGGCGCCGAGCCTTATTTCACCGGATTCATCCGCGACCTCACCGAGCATCAACAGACCCAGGCGCGGCTCCAGGAATTGCAGTCCGAGCTCGTCCATGTCTCGCGGCTGACCGCGATGGGCGAGATGGCCTCTGCGCTCGCCCACGAGCTCAACCAGCCGCTGGCGGCGATCAGCAATTATATGAAGGGCTCGCGACGGCTGCTCGCCGGCAGCAGCGATCCGAACACACGGAAGATCGAAAGCGCGCTGGACCGCGCCGCCGAACAGGCGTTGCGCGCCGGCCAGATCATCCGGCGCTTACGCGACTTCGTGTCTCGCGGCGAGTCCGAGAAGCGGGTCGAGAGCCTGTCCAAGCTGATCGAGGAAGCCGGCGCGCTTGGGCTTGCCGGCGCCCGCGAGCAGAGCGTTCAGCTTCGCTTCAGCCTCGATCCCAACGCCGATCTCGTGCTCGCCGACCGGGTGCAGATCCAGCAGGTGCTGGTCAATCTGTTCCGCAACGCGCTGGAGGCGATGGCGCAGTCGCCACGGCGCGAGCTCGTCCTCGCCAATACCCGCGTCGGCGCTGGCATGATCGAGGTCGAGGTCTCCGACACCGGCTCCGGTTTCCGGGACGACGTCATGCCAAACCTATTCCAGACCTTCTTCACCACCAAAGACACCGGCATGGGCGTGGGACTGTCCATCAGCCGCTCGATCATAGAGGCTCACGGCGGCCGCATGTGGGCCGAGAGCAACGCGTCGGGCGGCGCGACATTCCGCTTCACCCTCCCGGCAGCCGACGAGAACTGA
- the ccoP gene encoding cytochrome-c oxidase, cbb3-type subunit III: protein MTDHHSDIDPVSGRSTTGHEWDGIKELNTPLPRWWVITFYLTIVWAIGYWIVYPAWPLISSNTTGLFGYSTRADVAVELANLEKIRGAKMVALGAASLAEIEKDPALLALARAKGKTVFGDNCAPCHGSGGAGAKGYPNLNDDDWLWGGTLDQIMQTIQFGARAGHAKTHEGQMLAFGKDGVLKSDEIVTVANYVRSLSGLSTRKGYDAAKGEKIFADNCAACHGDAGKGNLELGAPNLTDKIWLYGSDEVTLVETIANGRAGVMPAWEGRLDPATIKAMAVYVHSLGGGK, encoded by the coding sequence ATGACCGACCATCATAGCGACATCGATCCTGTCTCCGGCAGGTCCACGACCGGACACGAGTGGGACGGCATCAAGGAGCTCAACACGCCGCTGCCGCGCTGGTGGGTGATCACCTTCTATCTCACCATCGTCTGGGCGATCGGCTACTGGATCGTCTATCCGGCCTGGCCGCTGATCTCCAGCAATACCACAGGGCTGTTCGGTTACTCGACACGTGCCGACGTCGCGGTCGAGCTCGCCAACCTCGAGAAGATCCGCGGAGCCAAGATGGTGGCGCTGGGCGCGGCCTCGCTCGCCGAGATCGAGAAGGACCCGGCACTGCTGGCGCTCGCCCGCGCCAAGGGCAAGACCGTGTTCGGCGACAATTGCGCACCGTGTCACGGCAGCGGCGGCGCCGGCGCCAAGGGCTATCCGAACCTGAACGACGACGACTGGCTGTGGGGCGGCACGCTCGACCAGATCATGCAGACCATCCAGTTCGGCGCTCGTGCTGGTCACGCCAAGACGCATGAGGGCCAGATGCTCGCCTTCGGCAAGGACGGCGTGCTGAAGTCGGACGAGATCGTCACGGTCGCCAATTACGTGCGGTCGCTGTCGGGGCTCTCGACCCGCAAGGGCTATGACGCCGCCAAGGGCGAAAAGATCTTCGCCGACAATTGCGCCGCCTGTCACGGCGACGCGGGCAAGGGCAATTTGGAGCTCGGCGCGCCGAACCTGACCGACAAGATCTGGCTCTACGGCTCGGACGAGGTGACTCTTGTCGAGACCATCGCCAATGGCCGCGCCGGTGTCATGCCGGCCTGGGAAGGACGGCTCGATCCCGCCACCATCAAGGCGATGGCGGTCTACGTCCACTCTCTGGGCGGCGGAAAATAG
- a CDS encoding EAL domain-containing protein — MYRAFVASVGQNERSLAIVRAVIGLAQGVGVPVLAEGIETKVQMSLLVQEGCDEIQGYLIGRPQRLAAESRSKPRVLFLVQSAS, encoded by the coding sequence ATCTATCGGGCATTCGTTGCCTCGGTTGGACAGAACGAGCGATCGTTGGCCATCGTTCGCGCTGTCATCGGGCTCGCTCAGGGTGTTGGTGTGCCGGTGCTTGCTGAAGGGATCGAAACGAAGGTCCAAATGTCGCTCCTTGTCCAGGAGGGCTGCGATGAGATTCAAGGCTACTTGATTGGACGCCCGCAGCGTCTTGCGGCGGAAAGTCGGTCCAAGCCGAGGGTCCTATTTCTCGTCCAGTCGGCCTCATAG